A single Paraburkholderia sp. FT54 DNA region contains:
- a CDS encoding SprT family zinc-dependent metalloprotease: MQKSPTPQPAVALDNRQLDLPLFAEPGSTSSSPSPSAPTPGALQSSPGGQQPAVPLAPDGSKLRSLAIGSRTLHYVLKRSARRSIGFAIDSTGLTITAPRWVTLADIETAITEKQRWIFTKLIEWQTRVEQRALPKVDWKDGAEVPYLGQPVRVKLGAPQGTLAFSAEDAALQVPLPLQADPQQIKDRVQGWLQGEAKRLFGERLAIYAEKLGVNYRAYALSSAATRWGSCSSDGKIRLNWRLIHFPLSIIDYVVAHELAHLREMNHSPRFWQTVESIFPEFREARQTLKSHPPELLPTL; the protein is encoded by the coding sequence TAACCGGCAACTCGATCTCCCGCTCTTCGCCGAGCCGGGGTCGACGTCGTCGTCTCCTTCACCGTCCGCACCAACACCTGGCGCTTTGCAGAGTTCGCCTGGCGGGCAGCAACCGGCCGTGCCGCTCGCGCCGGATGGCAGCAAACTGCGCAGCCTCGCGATCGGCTCGCGGACGCTCCATTACGTGCTCAAGCGTTCGGCGCGCCGCTCGATAGGCTTCGCGATCGACAGCACCGGTCTGACGATCACCGCACCGCGCTGGGTCACGCTCGCTGATATCGAAACCGCGATCACTGAAAAGCAGCGCTGGATTTTCACGAAGTTGATCGAGTGGCAAACGCGTGTCGAACAGCGCGCGTTGCCGAAGGTCGATTGGAAAGACGGCGCCGAAGTGCCGTATCTCGGTCAGCCCGTGCGCGTGAAACTCGGCGCGCCGCAAGGCACGCTCGCGTTCAGCGCGGAAGATGCGGCGCTGCAAGTGCCACTGCCATTGCAAGCGGATCCGCAGCAGATCAAGGATCGCGTGCAAGGCTGGCTGCAGGGAGAAGCGAAGCGTCTGTTCGGCGAGCGCCTCGCGATTTACGCTGAGAAACTGGGCGTGAACTATCGCGCGTATGCGCTCTCGTCAGCGGCGACGCGTTGGGGCAGTTGTTCGAGTGATGGCAAGATTCGCCTGAACTGGCGGCTGATTCACTTCCCGCTTTCCATCATCGATTACGTCGTCGCGCACGAACTCGCACATCTGCGTGAAATGAATCACAGCCCGCGCTTCTGGCAAACAGTCGAATCGATTTTTCCGGAATTCCGCGAAGCGCGCCAGACGTTGAAGTCGCATCCGCCGGAATTGCTGCCGACGCTCTAA
- a CDS encoding porin, translating to MKNVSRWAAAAVPAALASLGGQMAHAQSSVTLYGVVDESVRYLTHVNQAGDSSIGLGTGGMTQSRWGLKGVEDLGGGWSTFFKLENRIYINTGQSDPTLPFFNEAQVGVRSDSYGQIILGRQYNVVIEGVTVAGYGSNYWIPYDFSFQPEITMTGGIWTSNQVQYQARYSGFTFAAGYAFGGNAGNAYGSQIGAAAAYKPEGGPFSVGGAYEESKDSVNGAAAKTWTFGGSYTWNLTRFSAGYIVNQNDAGFSNFANGPFTASALAALKYTDFARRRMIMGGITQQVSNKWHFAANVWRTLQDGKTAAQDGSAWQYQLVADYNLSRRTDVYLEGDYSLYRGGLIGAQLQGVNSVGLAQKGSQIGLMAGVRHQF from the coding sequence ATGAAAAACGTAAGCAGGTGGGCAGCGGCCGCGGTGCCCGCGGCATTGGCGTCGTTGGGCGGGCAAATGGCGCATGCGCAATCCAGCGTGACGCTGTACGGCGTAGTCGACGAAAGCGTACGCTATCTGACTCACGTCAACCAGGCCGGCGACTCGTCGATCGGACTCGGCACCGGCGGCATGACGCAAAGCCGCTGGGGGCTGAAGGGCGTCGAAGATCTGGGCGGCGGCTGGTCTACCTTCTTCAAACTCGAAAACCGCATCTACATCAACACCGGCCAAAGCGATCCCACGCTGCCGTTTTTCAATGAAGCGCAAGTCGGCGTGCGTTCGGATTCTTACGGCCAGATCATTCTCGGCCGTCAGTACAACGTTGTGATCGAGGGCGTCACGGTGGCCGGTTACGGCAGCAATTACTGGATCCCCTACGACTTCAGCTTTCAACCTGAAATCACCATGACGGGCGGCATCTGGACCAGCAACCAGGTGCAATATCAGGCGAGATATAGCGGCTTCACGTTTGCGGCCGGTTACGCATTCGGCGGCAACGCGGGCAATGCCTACGGCAGCCAGATCGGCGCAGCCGCGGCTTACAAACCGGAAGGCGGTCCGTTCAGCGTCGGTGGCGCGTACGAAGAGTCGAAAGATTCTGTTAACGGCGCGGCCGCGAAGACATGGACTTTCGGCGGCTCGTACACATGGAATCTGACGCGCTTTTCCGCCGGCTACATCGTCAATCAGAACGATGCGGGTTTTTCGAACTTCGCCAACGGGCCGTTCACCGCGTCTGCGCTGGCGGCGCTCAAGTACACGGACTTTGCGCGGCGCCGCATGATCATGGGCGGCATCACGCAACAGGTCAGCAACAAGTGGCATTTTGCCGCGAACGTCTGGCGTACGTTGCAGGACGGCAAGACCGCCGCGCAGGACGGCTCGGCCTGGCAGTACCAGCTCGTGGCCGACTACAACCTGTCCAGACGCACGGACGTCTATCTGGAAGGGGATTATTCGCTGTACCGCGGCGGCCTGATCGGCGCGCAGTTGCAGGGCGTCAACAGCGTCGGACTCGCGCAGAAAGGCTCGCAGATCGGCTTGATGGCAGGCGTGCGACATCAGTTCTGA
- the gloA gene encoding lactoylglutathione lyase, with protein sequence MRLLHTMLRVGDLDRSIAFYTELLGMKLLRRDDYPDGKFTLAFVGYEDERNGTVLELTQNWDTPSYDLGTGFGHLAVEVDDAYAACDKIKAQGGTVVREAGPMKHGTTVIAFVTDPDGYKIEFIQKKK encoded by the coding sequence ATGCGCCTGCTTCACACCATGCTCCGGGTCGGCGACCTGGACCGTTCGATTGCCTTCTACACTGAACTGCTCGGCATGAAACTGCTGCGCCGCGACGATTATCCGGACGGCAAATTCACGCTGGCATTCGTCGGATACGAAGACGAACGCAACGGCACCGTTCTCGAACTCACCCAGAACTGGGACACGCCCTCGTACGACCTCGGCACCGGCTTTGGCCACCTCGCCGTGGAAGTAGACGATGCCTACGCCGCATGTGACAAGATCAAGGCACAAGGCGGTACGGTTGTGCGCGAAGCCGGCCCGATGAAACACGGCACGACCGTGATCGCCTTCGTCACGGACCCGGACGGCTACAAGATCGAGTTCATCCAGAAGAAGAAATAA